A part of Hydrogenobacter sp. T-8 genomic DNA contains:
- a CDS encoding ArnT family glycosyltransferase: MFLVFILFAFISLLPNLHRYPFKNEESLRTQIAFEMWHSGNYLQPTFLGEPYFNKPPLFNWLIVLYSHIIPWSEMTVRAVSLSFLLLTTLLVGIFSHYLFRNISLATLSSLVFLTFGNVLFFYGFLGEIDITFTFFVFLGLCLLYIWWSTGSKVVGFLAGVVFGLAFLLKGLPAYAFMGISILTFALYKKSPAKVFKPDALLVYIPSLLIPLLWIIQTPEPIQYLANLWRESFSRVEGDFSRLRHMLFFLLVNFKDTLPWSFLFPLSLYVARKDLDFPPQLRGVFLLFLANYIPYWVSDSAGRYIMPLYPLLAILFAYYLHKALKVETFRRLFLITVFIVILSKFLHGLFFFPYAENRETSRKRIAERMVNMIDLKSSIACECPQEKSVCLYIGLLKGEPLRSLGKNKDAEYVVACGESKGFSVAEFKLKDKTIRLERLVK; this comes from the coding sequence ATGTTTTTAGTTTTTATCCTTTTCGCATTTATTAGCCTCCTGCCAAACCTCCATAGGTATCCCTTCAAGAACGAGGAGTCTCTACGCACTCAGATAGCATTTGAGATGTGGCACTCTGGGAACTACCTTCAGCCTACCTTCCTCGGCGAGCCCTACTTTAACAAGCCTCCCCTCTTTAACTGGCTCATAGTTTTGTATTCTCACATAATCCCTTGGAGCGAGATGACCGTAAGGGCTGTAAGCCTTAGTTTTCTCTTGCTTACCACACTGCTCGTGGGCATATTCTCCCATTATCTTTTTAGAAACATCTCTCTTGCCACCCTATCCTCTCTTGTTTTCCTAACCTTTGGTAATGTGCTTTTTTTCTACGGCTTTCTTGGAGAGATTGATATTACCTTCACCTTTTTTGTATTTCTTGGCCTTTGCCTTCTTTACATATGGTGGAGCACGGGTTCAAAGGTTGTTGGTTTTTTGGCAGGCGTGGTTTTTGGTCTTGCCTTTTTACTCAAAGGTTTGCCTGCTTACGCCTTTATGGGTATATCTATACTAACCTTTGCCCTCTATAAAAAAAGTCCTGCGAAAGTTTTTAAACCAGATGCCCTTCTTGTATACATACCTTCCCTTCTTATACCGCTTTTGTGGATAATTCAAACACCAGAGCCAATACAGTACTTAGCAAACCTATGGAGAGAGAGCTTTAGCAGAGTAGAAGGAGATTTTTCAAGGCTAAGGCATATGCTCTTCTTCCTACTTGTAAATTTCAAAGATACGCTACCTTGGAGTTTTCTTTTCCCTTTGTCTTTGTATGTGGCAAGAAAAGACCTTGACTTCCCTCCACAGCTAAGAGGAGTTTTCTTGCTTTTCTTAGCCAACTACATTCCCTACTGGGTTTCTGACTCCGCTGGCAGATACATAATGCCACTTTATCCCCTTTTGGCAATCCTTTTTGCCTATTACCTTCACAAAGCCCTCAAGGTTGAAACCTTTAGAAGGCTATTCCTTATAACCGTCTTCATTGTTATCCTATCAAAGTTCCTGCATGGTCTTTTTTTCTTCCCCTATGCAGAAAACAGAGAGACCTCAAGGAAAAGGATTGCGGAGCGAATGGTAAATATGATAGACCTCAAAAGCTCAATAGCCTGCGAATGTCCGCAAGAGAAATCTGTGTGTTTATATATAGGTTTGTTGAAGGGTGAACCTCTGCGGTCGTTAGGGAAAAACAAGGATGCGGAGTATGTAGTTGCCTGTGGAGAATCAAAGGGTTTTAGTGTTGCGGAGTTTAAACTAAAGGATAAAACCATTCGTCTTGAAAGATTGGTGAAGTAG
- the gcvT gene encoding glycine cleavage system aminomethyltransferase GcvT: MRTPLYSKHKELGARFVEFAGWEMPLEYKSIVEEVRAVRSSCGLFDVSHMGRLIISDGFETLQKLTSRDIAKLKEGRVQYNLLLNEQGGVKDDITLYRLSEREFFMCVNAGNKEKVKEWLLRWGLSVKDMSQEWIQLALQGPSSQEVLSKHLPVEDIKYYSFKVFGDMLLSRTGYTGEDGFEVYAPVEKGLELFMELSKECMPCGLGARDVLRIEAGMPLYGHELSEDITPFEANLDRYVSLEKDFLGKDALLQKKVEKKLFGLELLQRGVPREGYKVFYKDREIGYVSSGTYSPTLQKGIALCFVHVDHRIDGHEVELQVRDRRLPAKLRSYPFLQKA, translated from the coding sequence ATGAGAACGCCACTCTATTCAAAACACAAAGAACTCGGTGCAAGGTTTGTGGAGTTTGCAGGCTGGGAAATGCCTCTTGAATACAAGTCCATAGTGGAAGAGGTAAGGGCGGTAAGAAGCTCTTGCGGGCTTTTTGATGTGTCTCATATGGGAAGGCTAATTATCTCCGATGGCTTTGAGACACTACAAAAGCTAACTTCCAGAGATATTGCAAAGCTAAAAGAGGGTAGGGTGCAATACAACCTGCTTTTAAACGAGCAAGGTGGAGTAAAGGATGATATAACCCTCTATAGGCTCTCTGAGAGGGAGTTTTTTATGTGTGTAAACGCAGGAAACAAGGAAAAGGTCAAGGAGTGGCTTTTGAGATGGGGGCTTTCTGTAAAAGACATGAGCCAAGAGTGGATACAGCTTGCCCTTCAAGGACCAAGCTCGCAAGAGGTTCTTAGCAAACACCTACCTGTGGAAGACATAAAGTATTACAGCTTTAAGGTCTTTGGAGATATGCTCCTTTCACGCACGGGATACACGGGCGAAGACGGCTTTGAGGTTTATGCACCAGTGGAGAAGGGCTTGGAGCTTTTTATGGAGCTTTCTAAAGAGTGTATGCCTTGTGGGCTTGGTGCAAGGGATGTCCTGAGGATAGAGGCGGGAATGCCACTGTATGGACACGAGCTTTCGGAGGATATAACACCCTTTGAGGCTAATCTTGACAGGTATGTAAGCCTTGAAAAGGACTTTTTGGGCAAGGACGCACTTCTACAAAAGAAGGTGGAAAAGAAGCTCTTTGGACTTGAGCTTTTGCAAAGAGGCGTGCCAAGAGAGGGCTACAAGGTATTTTACAAAGACAGGGAGATAGGGTATGTAAGCAGTGGCACTTACTCTCCAACCCTGCAGAAGGGTATAGCATTATGTTTTGTCCATGTAGACCACAGAATTGATGGGCACGAGGTGGAGCTCCAAGTGAGAGACAGAAGGCTACCTGCAAAGCTCAGAAGTTACCCCTTCCTTCAGAAGGCATGA
- the gatA gene encoding Asp-tRNA(Asn)/Glu-tRNA(Gln) amidotransferase subunit GatA, which produces MLWKKSAVELVSLIKKKELKPEEVLQSFYERFLQTEEKVKAYITPIYEQALEEAKSLKIVEEMPLAGIPIAIKDNINVKGYPTTCASKILQGYISPYDATVIERLKKAGALVVGKTNMDEFAMGSSTEYSAFYPTRNPWDLQSVPGGSSGGSAVAVAVGSAPLSLGSDTGGSIRQPASFCGVIGLKPTYGRVSRYGLVAFASSLDQIGPFARRTEDIALLMEVISGHDPRDSTSTKRPVPKYTEELGKEIKGLRVGVVKEFMQDGLEEGVKSAFENFLKELQKEGMQVEEVSLPHVKYAIPCYYIIAPSEASSNLARYDGVRFGYRTREYKDLFEMYAKTRDEGFGPEVKRRILLGTFALSAGYYDAYYLKAMKVRRLIAQDFEKAFERVDLIATPTSPTTAFRFGEKTSDPIAMYLSDIFTVSVNLAGLPGISIPIGMSEGLPVGGQLIGKAFDEGTLLRVSYWWEHVYRHYELEPKL; this is translated from the coding sequence ATGCTTTGGAAAAAATCTGCGGTAGAGCTTGTTTCCCTTATAAAGAAAAAGGAGCTAAAGCCAGAAGAAGTGCTTCAGAGCTTCTACGAGAGGTTTTTGCAAACAGAGGAGAAGGTAAAGGCCTATATAACGCCTATTTACGAGCAGGCACTTGAGGAGGCAAAGAGCTTAAAGATTGTAGAGGAGATGCCCCTTGCAGGCATACCTATTGCCATAAAGGACAACATAAACGTGAAGGGCTATCCTACCACCTGTGCTTCAAAGATTCTTCAGGGCTATATCTCACCTTATGATGCTACCGTTATAGAGAGGCTCAAGAAGGCTGGTGCCCTAGTAGTGGGCAAGACAAACATGGACGAGTTTGCCATGGGCTCTTCTACTGAATACTCTGCCTTTTACCCAACAAGAAATCCCTGGGATTTACAGAGTGTGCCCGGTGGCTCTTCTGGTGGCTCTGCGGTGGCGGTGGCGGTGGGCTCGGCCCCTCTTTCCCTTGGTTCAGATACGGGAGGCTCTATTCGTCAACCTGCCAGTTTTTGTGGTGTTATAGGGCTAAAGCCTACCTATGGAAGGGTTTCCAGATATGGTCTTGTTGCCTTTGCTTCTTCTCTTGACCAGATAGGACCCTTTGCAAGGCGGACAGAAGATATCGCACTACTTATGGAGGTCATATCTGGACATGACCCGAGGGATTCCACGAGCACTAAAAGACCTGTCCCCAAGTATACGGAGGAGCTTGGGAAGGAAATAAAAGGGCTAAGGGTTGGCGTAGTTAAGGAGTTTATGCAAGATGGATTGGAAGAGGGTGTAAAGAGTGCCTTTGAAAACTTTCTTAAAGAACTGCAAAAGGAGGGCATGCAGGTAGAAGAGGTTTCCCTCCCTCACGTAAAGTATGCCATACCCTGCTACTACATCATAGCACCCTCAGAGGCTTCTTCTAACCTTGCACGCTACGATGGTGTCAGGTTTGGATACAGGACAAGGGAATACAAGGACCTTTTTGAAATGTATGCAAAGACCAGGGATGAGGGCTTTGGACCAGAGGTAAAGAGGAGAATACTCCTTGGGACCTTTGCCCTCTCCGCAGGCTACTACGATGCCTACTACCTTAAGGCTATGAAGGTGAGAAGGCTTATAGCTCAGGATTTTGAAAAAGCCTTTGAGAGGGTAGACCTTATTGCCACACCCACAAGCCCCACAACCGCCTTCAGGTTTGGAGAAAAAACCTCAGACCCCATCGCCATGTATCTTTCAGACATATTCACTGTAAGCGTAAACCTTGCGGGTCTTCCTGGAATATCCATACCAATAGGCATGTCCGAAGGTCTTCCTGTGGGTGGACAGCTTATAGGGAAAGCCTTTGATGAGGGAACGCTCCTTAGAGTTTCCTATTGGTGGGAGCACGTATATAGGCATTACGAGCTTGAGCCAAAGCTTTAG
- a CDS encoding LptF/LptG family permease, protein MLSKYLLLNHIKTFFLLLMVLIGILYAYMIGEVFLVFKNRNPEVVLSYSLNFLPTAFFYSGAFVNALALLVALRRLFQRKIDLLIQSFGISPLRFFSFAIFFSLFLSIFNLFGSYWLYPQSQKRLFSIEKEYKKAKEIEKGIVRNLWLTQEKNGEKEFYNFELVDLSTGKVHGFYLLKVKDGSITQVATAETGEWHGEMLDFPEASLKDLSTGEEKLQKLTFEFIDLSQIGPLAEKPEHLSMRELFVLSLLGKGIGINYRQYAYELSKRTLTSFLPLFMSLIVGWVYIRWRSLKLGLFALVVSFSAHWFFINLIRSTIENTNLSLPLILLLYAPIPILSLKGLYDLSKGFRV, encoded by the coding sequence ATGCTTAGTAAATACCTTCTTCTTAATCACATCAAAACCTTTTTTCTCCTTCTTATGGTTCTCATAGGAATACTATACGCCTATATGATAGGTGAGGTTTTCTTGGTTTTCAAGAATAGAAATCCTGAGGTTGTGCTATCTTATTCTCTTAACTTCCTTCCCACTGCCTTTTTTTACTCTGGTGCTTTTGTGAACGCCCTTGCCTTGCTTGTAGCTCTCAGGAGACTCTTTCAGAGAAAGATAGACTTGCTTATTCAAAGCTTTGGCATCTCACCTTTGAGATTTTTCTCCTTTGCTATCTTTTTCTCTCTTTTCCTTTCAATTTTTAACCTTTTTGGTAGTTATTGGCTCTATCCACAAAGTCAAAAGAGGCTTTTTAGCATAGAAAAGGAATACAAAAAGGCTAAGGAGATAGAAAAGGGAATAGTGAGAAACTTGTGGCTTACGCAGGAAAAAAATGGAGAAAAAGAATTTTACAACTTTGAGCTTGTAGACTTATCCACTGGCAAGGTGCATGGCTTTTATCTTCTTAAGGTAAAGGATGGGTCTATAACGCAAGTAGCAACCGCAGAGACTGGAGAGTGGCATGGCGAAATGTTGGACTTTCCCGAGGCGAGCCTTAAAGACCTCTCTACTGGCGAAGAAAAACTTCAAAAGCTAACCTTTGAATTTATTGACCTTTCTCAGATAGGTCCTCTTGCGGAAAAGCCAGAGCACCTCTCCATGAGGGAGCTTTTTGTGCTTAGCCTTCTTGGTAAAGGCATAGGAATAAACTACAGACAATACGCCTACGAGCTATCAAAGCGAACATTGACCTCTTTTCTTCCTCTCTTTATGAGCCTTATAGTGGGTTGGGTTTACATAAGATGGCGAAGTCTAAAACTCGGACTTTTTGCACTTGTTGTTTCCTTCTCCGCCCATTGGTTTTTTATAAACCTTATTAGGTCTACCATAGAAAACACAAACTTGAGCCTGCCCCTGATACTTCTCCTCTACGCTCCCATACCTATTTTGAGTTTAAAAGGACTTTACGATTTGAGCAAAGGATTCAGGGTCTAA
- a CDS encoding undecaprenyl-diphosphate phosphatase → MEISQAFILGVVEGLTEFLPVSSTGHLILTAHLLGIPHNTFTKSFEISIQLGSILAVVFLYWRRFLTDLELWKRIAIAFLPTGILGFSLYKFIKGYLIGNDVVVVIALVLGGVFLLFADRVCEGFCYLRDARELSYKRAFAIGLFQSLAMVPGVSRSASTIIGGMLMGLNRRASAEFSFLLAVPTMLIATGYDLFKSHGEFQSQDWQVLSVGFITAFVSALISVKALLAFLSRHSFVPFGVYRIVVGLAYAYFFLL, encoded by the coding sequence ATGGAGATAAGTCAAGCCTTTATATTGGGGGTGGTGGAGGGACTTACGGAGTTCCTGCCTGTTTCTTCCACAGGACACCTTATCCTCACCGCCCATCTTCTTGGCATACCTCACAACACCTTTACCAAGAGCTTTGAAATTTCCATACAGCTTGGCTCAATACTGGCGGTGGTTTTTCTCTATTGGAGGAGGTTTCTTACAGACCTTGAGCTTTGGAAGAGGATAGCGATTGCCTTTCTGCCTACAGGAATTCTCGGCTTTAGCCTCTACAAGTTCATTAAGGGATACCTTATAGGCAACGATGTGGTGGTGGTTATAGCTTTAGTGCTTGGTGGTGTTTTTCTCCTTTTTGCGGACAGAGTGTGCGAAGGTTTTTGTTATCTTAGAGATGCAAGAGAGCTCAGCTACAAAAGAGCCTTTGCCATAGGTCTCTTTCAGAGCCTTGCCATGGTGCCTGGGGTTTCAAGGTCCGCGTCCACCATAATAGGTGGTATGCTAATGGGTCTAAACAGGAGGGCATCTGCGGAGTTTTCCTTCCTCCTTGCGGTTCCCACCATGCTTATTGCCACAGGTTATGACCTATTTAAGTCTCATGGAGAGTTTCAAAGTCAAGACTGGCAGGTGCTTTCTGTAGGCTTTATAACCGCCTTTGTCTCTGCCCTAATAAGCGTAAAGGCACTGCTTGCTTTCCTCTCAAGGCACTCCTTTGTTCCCTTTGGCGTATATAGGATAGTCGTAGGCTTGGCTTACGCCTACTTTTTTCTGCTATAA
- the tpiA gene encoding triose-phosphate isomerase yields the protein MKLIAGNWKMNLTPSETKEYISRFLPLVEDISDREILLCPPFTSLCVAHELLRESKVKLGAQNCHYEQKGAYTGEISLNMLKDLGVSYVIIGHSERRWIFGESDELINKKLTTCLQGNIRPVLCVGERLEEREAGLTFKVVETQIRLALSGIEHYTDSIDIAYEPVWAIGTGNPATPEDAQLVHAFIKDLLHQINPQHAGKTRVLYGGSVNPKNAGDFMKMKDVDGLLVGGASLDPESFAQIVKSF from the coding sequence ATGAAGCTCATAGCAGGAAACTGGAAGATGAACCTCACACCCTCTGAAACAAAAGAATACATCTCAAGGTTTCTCCCTCTTGTGGAAGACATCTCAGACAGAGAAATACTCCTGTGCCCACCTTTTACATCTCTGTGCGTAGCCCATGAGCTCCTAAGGGAAAGCAAGGTCAAGCTTGGCGCTCAAAACTGCCATTATGAGCAAAAGGGTGCATACACGGGGGAGATTTCTCTCAATATGCTAAAAGACCTTGGCGTTTCCTACGTGATAATAGGTCATTCAGAAAGAAGATGGATTTTTGGCGAGTCTGACGAGCTAATAAACAAAAAATTGACCACTTGCCTTCAGGGGAATATAAGACCTGTGCTTTGTGTGGGTGAAAGGCTTGAAGAGAGAGAGGCGGGTTTAACCTTCAAGGTGGTGGAAACTCAAATAAGGCTTGCACTTTCTGGAATAGAACACTACACGGACAGCATAGATATAGCCTATGAACCTGTCTGGGCTATAGGGACAGGAAACCCTGCCACACCAGAAGACGCCCAGCTTGTCCACGCCTTTATAAAAGACCTGCTCCACCAAATAAACCCACAGCACGCAGGAAAAACAAGGGTGCTATACGGTGGGAGCGTAAACCCAAAGAACGCAGGAGATTTTATGAAGATGAAGGACGTGGACGGCTTGCTTGTGGGTGGTGCCAGCTTAGACCCTGAATCCTTTGCTCAAATCGTAAAGTCCTTTTAA
- the mnmH gene encoding tRNA 2-selenouridine(34) synthase MnmH, giving the protein MDISPEKIYQLEDKVLVDIRSLSEYQEFHIPGAINLPLFEDEEKRLIGLIYRSDGVDRAKHVGYEIAESKLEGLLKSFRDLKEKHRYVIVYCWRGGLRSQELCKVLQSMGVEVLRIEGGYRAYREFILREMERILEGKSFIVLAGKTGVGKTLIIRKLREEGYPVVDLEGLAKDRGSAFGRMGIRERVSQKMFDALLYESLLRAESDLIFTEDESRVIGNIHLPESFWKKKEEGVYVEIEASLEKRVKNILEEYTKFEGWQEEAKESLLRIRRYLGEKNYSLALELLSKERVEEFAEFLIREYYDKTYKPHKHPSFKLNCDQIDRCLERLKDIYSCLLKEGVTSELCR; this is encoded by the coding sequence ATGGATATAAGCCCTGAGAAGATATACCAACTTGAGGATAAGGTTCTTGTAGACATAAGAAGCCTCTCAGAATACCAAGAGTTTCATATACCCGGTGCTATTAACTTGCCTTTATTTGAGGATGAAGAGAAAAGACTTATAGGACTCATCTACAGGAGCGATGGAGTAGATAGGGCAAAGCACGTAGGTTATGAGATAGCAGAATCAAAACTTGAGGGTCTTTTGAAAAGTTTCAGAGATCTTAAGGAAAAGCACAGATATGTGATTGTTTACTGTTGGAGAGGTGGCTTGAGAAGTCAGGAGCTATGTAAAGTTCTTCAATCTATGGGGGTTGAGGTTCTAAGGATTGAAGGTGGCTACAGAGCCTACAGAGAGTTTATCCTTAGAGAAATGGAGAGAATCCTTGAAGGTAAGAGTTTTATAGTGCTTGCTGGTAAAACTGGCGTGGGAAAGACGCTTATAATAAGGAAGCTCAGGGAAGAAGGCTATCCTGTGGTTGACCTTGAGGGTCTTGCAAAAGACAGAGGCTCTGCCTTTGGAAGGATGGGCATAAGGGAAAGAGTAAGTCAAAAGATGTTTGATGCCCTCCTATATGAGAGCCTTCTAAGAGCAGAATCAGACCTTATCTTTACCGAAGATGAGAGCAGGGTAATAGGTAACATACATCTTCCAGAGTCCTTCTGGAAAAAGAAGGAAGAGGGAGTATATGTAGAAATTGAAGCATCATTGGAGAAGAGGGTGAAGAACATTCTTGAAGAGTATACTAAGTTTGAAGGCTGGCAGGAAGAGGCAAAGGAGTCCTTGCTTAGGATAAGAAGGTATCTTGGAGAGAAGAATTACTCGTTGGCTCTTGAACTGCTAAGCAAGGAACGCGTAGAGGAGTTTGCGGAGTTCCTTATAAGGGAATACTACGACAAAACTTACAAACCACACAAGCACCCATCCTTTAAGCTCAACTGCGACCAAATAGATAGATGCCTTGAAAGACTGAAGGATATATACTCATGCCTTCTGAAGGAAGGGGTAACTTCTGAGCTTTGCAGGTAG